Proteins from a genomic interval of Nocardioidaceae bacterium:
- a CDS encoding MFS transporter: MATSSPTAAAHDGRWWTLGAVCLGIFMLLLDITIVNVALPDIQSELDTSLAGLQWVIDAYALSLAALLLTAGSLADLYGRKRVFMIGLALFTLGSALCGFAPDIVTLGAARAFQGIGGAAVFATGLAILSSTFSGKERGTAFGLFGATTGVAVAVGPVLGGVLTTGLSWRWIFFVNIPVALFALAVSKRYVTESKDPHAGRPDYVGFASFSLALGLLVFALIEAGERSFTSTLVTVPAAIAAGLLLFFVVSQRRRTDPMFDLALLRKPSFVGGLIAAFAVSGSIFSLLTYLTIYLQNVLGYSALGAGWRLLFLSGLAFFASAAAGRLTNTVPTKWLIAPGFLVTSVGLALLTLIGPDTSWTAIIPGLVVAGIGIGFINVPLASTAVGVVTPDKSGMASGVNSTFRQVGIATGIAALGSIFSQQTSRDIAAALQNTPASDRAEQISEATRAGQLDQALMNVPTQVAERITDVATAAFVNALDTITWIAAGLALVAGLLCFWLIRAEDFEVGQDAERDDRGADDGAGDGDRVSEPV, translated from the coding sequence ATGGCAACCAGTTCTCCCACGGCTGCCGCACACGACGGTCGTTGGTGGACCCTCGGCGCGGTGTGCCTCGGCATCTTCATGCTGCTGCTCGACATCACGATCGTGAACGTCGCCCTCCCCGACATCCAGTCCGAGCTCGACACCTCCCTGGCCGGCCTGCAGTGGGTGATCGACGCGTACGCCCTCAGTCTCGCCGCCCTTCTGCTCACCGCGGGGTCGCTGGCCGACCTCTACGGCCGCAAGCGCGTCTTCATGATCGGCCTCGCGCTGTTCACGCTCGGCTCCGCCCTGTGCGGGTTCGCCCCCGACATCGTCACCCTCGGCGCAGCCCGCGCGTTCCAGGGCATCGGCGGGGCCGCCGTCTTCGCCACGGGTCTCGCGATCCTGTCCTCGACCTTCTCGGGCAAGGAGCGCGGCACGGCGTTCGGCCTGTTCGGCGCCACCACGGGTGTCGCGGTCGCGGTCGGCCCGGTGCTCGGCGGCGTGCTCACGACCGGCCTGTCGTGGCGTTGGATCTTCTTCGTCAACATCCCCGTCGCGCTCTTCGCGCTCGCGGTCAGCAAGCGGTACGTCACCGAGTCCAAGGACCCGCACGCCGGACGGCCCGACTACGTCGGCTTCGCCAGCTTCTCGCTCGCGCTGGGCCTGCTGGTCTTCGCGCTGATCGAGGCCGGCGAGCGGTCCTTCACCTCCACGCTCGTCACCGTCCCGGCGGCGATCGCGGCCGGCCTGCTGCTCTTCTTCGTGGTGTCCCAGCGGCGGCGTACGGACCCCATGTTCGACCTCGCGCTGCTGCGCAAGCCGTCCTTCGTGGGCGGCCTGATCGCGGCCTTCGCGGTCTCGGGCTCGATCTTCTCCCTGCTGACCTACCTCACGATCTACCTGCAGAACGTGCTCGGCTACTCCGCGCTCGGTGCCGGCTGGCGGCTGCTCTTCCTCTCCGGTCTCGCGTTCTTCGCCTCCGCAGCGGCGGGCCGCCTGACCAACACGGTCCCGACGAAGTGGCTCATCGCGCCGGGCTTCCTGGTCACGTCGGTGGGCCTCGCGCTGCTGACGCTGATCGGGCCCGACACCTCCTGGACCGCGATCATCCCGGGCCTCGTCGTCGCGGGCATCGGGATCGGCTTCATCAACGTCCCGCTGGCCTCGACGGCCGTCGGCGTCGTGACTCCCGACAAGTCCGGCATGGCCTCTGGCGTGAACTCGACCTTCCGTCAGGTCGGCATCGCCACAGGCATCGCCGCGCTGGGCTCGATCTTCAGCCAGCAGACCAGTCGCGACATCGCCGCGGCCCTGCAGAACACGCCGGCCTCCGACCGCGCCGAGCAGATCAGCGAGGCCACCCGCGCCGGTCAGCTCGACCAGGCCCTGATGAACGTGCCCACCCAGGTCGCCGAGCGCATCACCGACGTGGCCACCGCCGCGTTCGTGAACGCGCTCGACACCATCACCTGGATCGCCGCCGGCCTCGCGCTCGTCGCCGGGCTGCTCTGCTTCTGGCTGATCCGGGCCGAGGACTTCGAGGTCGGTCAGGACGCCGAGCGAGACGACCGCGGTGCTGACGACGGTGCCGGCGACGGTGATCGGGTATCCGAACCGGTGTGA
- a CDS encoding PA2169 family four-helix-bundle protein, with translation MSDDKQVAQELVETLRDGENGLRQTADKVRDEHAPWAETLERYAQQRADFRAEIVDMGEDYGDDVDESGSAAAAVHRGWVGLKDALTGDDASAVLKAASDGEDHAVSEYEKALDQDLSDGFRQVVSRQHNEVKKARDEIKTLGNAS, from the coding sequence ATGAGTGATGACAAGCAGGTCGCCCAGGAACTCGTCGAGACCCTGCGGGACGGCGAGAACGGACTGCGGCAGACCGCCGACAAGGTCCGCGACGAGCACGCCCCTTGGGCCGAGACCCTCGAGCGGTACGCGCAGCAGCGCGCCGACTTCCGTGCCGAGATCGTCGACATGGGCGAGGACTACGGCGACGACGTCGACGAGTCCGGCAGCGCCGCAGCCGCCGTGCACCGTGGCTGGGTCGGTCTGAAGGACGCCCTGACCGGCGACGACGCCTCGGCCGTGCTGAAGGCGGCCTCGGACGGCGAGGACCACGCCGTCTCCGAGTACGAGAAGGCGCTGGACCAGGACCTCAGCGACGGCTTCCGCCAGGTCGTCTCGCGTCAGCACAACGAGGTCAAGAAGGCACGCGACGAGATCAAGACGCTCGGCAACGCGAGCTGA
- a CDS encoding 1-acyl-sn-glycerol-3-phosphate acyltransferase, which yields MPVRRRLVRALLRLLGWRLTGEVPQSGILVGAPHTSRWDYLVMLAIAWGNGVSPHVLVAHTYFDGIKGWALRRTGGIPLDRDDPGDTIRAVLAMAAEQENFQLCIAPEGTRSKGEYWKSGFYRISGQTGLPVILGFVDGPSKTLGMGPALTPSGDVRADMDVVRAFYADKRGLKPENRTEPRLREEDEQDRGGR from the coding sequence ATGCCCGTCCGACGGCGCCTGGTGCGCGCCCTGCTCCGCCTGCTCGGGTGGCGGCTCACCGGCGAGGTCCCGCAGTCCGGGATCCTCGTCGGTGCCCCGCACACCTCGAGGTGGGACTACCTGGTCATGCTGGCGATCGCCTGGGGCAACGGGGTCAGCCCCCACGTGCTGGTCGCCCACACGTACTTCGACGGCATCAAGGGCTGGGCGCTGCGCCGGACGGGCGGGATCCCGCTGGACCGCGACGACCCGGGTGACACCATCCGCGCCGTGCTCGCGATGGCCGCGGAGCAGGAGAACTTCCAGCTCTGCATCGCGCCCGAGGGCACCCGGTCGAAGGGCGAGTACTGGAAGTCCGGCTTCTACCGGATATCCGGCCAGACCGGCCTGCCGGTCATCCTCGGCTTCGTCGACGGGCCGTCCAAGACGCTCGGGATGGGGCCGGCCCTCACGCCGAGCGGTGACGTGAGGGCCGACATGGACGTCGTCCGCGCCTTCTACGCCGACAAGCGCGGTCTGAAGCCCGAGAACCGCACCGAGCCGCGGTTGCGCGAGGAGGACGAGCAGGACCGAGGCGGTCGCTGA
- a CDS encoding helix-turn-helix domain-containing protein, giving the protein MAGRGHGPDFVESLARGLDVLTCFDATRRELSLTEVSAATDLARPTARRLLLTLQELGYVRTTERGAFALTPQVLRLGIAYASSLGLWDVARPHLEDLVARTRESSSMSQLDGHDIVYVARVSVPKIITLRVDIGTRFPAPFTSQGKVLLAHLDEADLRAALEQPSRAGVATRPIDREQLSRELAEVRTRGWALADEELAPGIRSIAVPVPDGQGRVLAAMNVTTHAAETSLDHLVGEHLPLLRSAAERVTADWARRQQMPTAESSNG; this is encoded by the coding sequence GTGGCCGGACGTGGGCACGGGCCCGACTTCGTCGAGTCGCTCGCTCGTGGTCTCGACGTGCTGACCTGCTTCGACGCCACCCGCCGTGAGCTCTCGCTGACGGAGGTCTCCGCCGCCACCGACCTCGCCAGGCCCACGGCTCGGCGTCTCCTGCTGACGTTGCAGGAGCTGGGCTACGTCCGCACCACCGAGCGCGGCGCCTTCGCCCTCACCCCGCAGGTGCTGCGCCTCGGCATCGCGTACGCCAGCTCGCTCGGGCTGTGGGACGTCGCCCGGCCGCACCTGGAGGACCTCGTCGCCCGGACCCGCGAGTCCTCGTCGATGTCGCAGCTCGACGGTCACGACATCGTGTACGTCGCGCGCGTGTCGGTGCCGAAGATCATCACGCTGCGCGTCGACATCGGTACGCGCTTCCCGGCCCCGTTCACCTCCCAGGGCAAGGTGCTGCTGGCCCACCTGGACGAGGCGGACCTGCGCGCCGCACTGGAGCAGCCCTCGCGCGCCGGCGTCGCCACCCGTCCCATCGACCGCGAGCAGCTGAGCCGCGAGCTCGCCGAGGTCCGTACGCGCGGCTGGGCCCTTGCCGACGAGGAGCTCGCGCCGGGGATCCGGTCCATCGCCGTCCCGGTGCCCGACGGCCAGGGGCGGGTGCTCGCCGCCATGAACGTGACCACCCACGCCGCTGAGACGAGCCTGGACCACCTGGTCGGCGAGCACCTGCCGCTGCTCCGGTCGGCCGCCGAGCGCGTGACGGCCGACTGGGCGAGGCGTCAGCAGATGCCCACGGCGGAGTCCTCGAACGGCTGA
- a CDS encoding CoA transferase: MPDTSGPSGPLDGLLVADFSRVLAGPYATMLLADMGATVIKVEGPGGDDTRTWMPPLRGDISTYYLSINRNKQSITLDLKDTDDLEVAKALAARADVVIENFKPGGLGKYGLDYDSVAQVNPEVVYASITGFGTGGGAHLPGYDLMVQAMSGLMSLTGSPEGPAYRAGISVFDVMTGMHTLIGILAALQEKAVSGKGQHVEANLMTSALSGLVNQTGAYAAGGVVPQRMGNAHPSLYPYEPMPTSDGELIVIAGNDRQFAALTRVLEVPELAEDPRFRTVGDRTENRDELRPLLEERLATRTRHEWFEALTGAGLPAAPINTIAEGVEFADSLGLEPVVEVGEGEAAVPLIRNPLTFSRSQVRYERPPPALGEHSDEVRAWLRGETEEGQV; encoded by the coding sequence ATGCCCGACACGAGTGGTCCGAGCGGCCCCCTGGACGGACTCCTGGTGGCCGACTTCTCGCGGGTGCTCGCGGGCCCGTACGCCACCATGCTGCTCGCCGACATGGGCGCCACGGTCATCAAGGTCGAGGGACCGGGCGGTGATGACACCCGCACCTGGATGCCACCGTTGCGTGGCGACATATCGACCTATTACCTGAGCATCAACCGCAACAAGCAGTCGATCACCCTGGACCTCAAGGACACGGACGACCTCGAGGTCGCGAAGGCGCTGGCCGCCCGCGCCGACGTCGTGATCGAGAACTTCAAGCCCGGCGGGCTGGGCAAGTACGGCCTCGACTACGACTCCGTCGCGCAGGTGAACCCGGAGGTCGTCTACGCCTCCATCACCGGGTTCGGCACCGGCGGTGGAGCGCACCTCCCCGGCTACGACCTCATGGTGCAGGCGATGTCCGGCCTCATGAGCCTCACGGGGTCGCCCGAGGGGCCGGCGTACCGGGCGGGCATCTCGGTCTTCGACGTGATGACCGGCATGCACACCCTCATCGGCATCCTCGCCGCCCTGCAGGAGAAGGCGGTCTCGGGCAAGGGCCAGCACGTCGAGGCCAACCTGATGACCTCGGCGCTCTCGGGTCTGGTGAACCAGACCGGGGCGTACGCGGCAGGGGGCGTCGTGCCGCAGCGCATGGGCAACGCCCACCCGAGCCTCTACCCGTACGAGCCCATGCCGACCTCGGACGGCGAGCTCATCGTGATCGCCGGCAACGACCGCCAGTTCGCCGCCCTCACGAGAGTGCTGGAGGTGCCCGAGCTCGCCGAGGACCCGCGCTTCCGCACCGTCGGCGACCGCACCGAGAACCGCGACGAGCTGCGTCCGCTGCTCGAGGAGCGCCTGGCGACGCGCACCCGCCACGAGTGGTTCGAGGCCCTCACCGGCGCCGGCCTGCCCGCCGCGCCGATCAACACGATCGCCGAGGGGGTCGAGTTCGCCGACAGCCTCGGGCTCGAGCCGGTCGTCGAGGTGGGCGAGGGGGAGGCGGCAGTGCCGCTGATCCGCAACCCCTTGACGTTCTCGCGCTCCCAGGTGCGCTACGAGCGGCCCCCGCCGGCGCTGGGGGAGCACTCCGACGAGGTGCGCGCCTGGCTGCGCGGCGAGACCGAGGAGGGCCAGGTATGA
- a CDS encoding citryl-CoA lyase: protein MSELRFPTSLGMSTTSTITLLGEDLAEDLMGTVSLTGLVYRMVTLEVPTEGQVRMLDACLLALADHGFTPTALVARLTFLSAPDSVQGAMAAGLLGGGSRFLGVTEDCGQFLHRVVEDLEEVPTDDTGWDAVALEVVRRERKARRIIPGLGHPVHKELDPRTPALARIAREEDCFGPHLALFEAIGRVHEEVLGRRLVLNGAGVVGAALADLGLPMELLRGFALFARAGGLLGQLAEELRMPVGMDVYRTVEDNAAFVDPSDVSTRTE, encoded by the coding sequence ATGAGCGAGCTCCGGTTCCCGACATCGCTCGGGATGTCGACGACGTCGACGATCACGCTGCTCGGCGAGGACCTCGCCGAGGACCTGATGGGGACGGTCAGCCTCACCGGGCTCGTCTACCGCATGGTGACGCTCGAGGTGCCCACCGAGGGCCAGGTGCGCATGCTCGACGCCTGCCTGCTGGCGCTGGCCGACCACGGCTTCACACCGACCGCCCTGGTGGCGCGGCTGACCTTCCTCTCGGCGCCGGACTCCGTGCAGGGAGCGATGGCCGCGGGGCTGCTGGGTGGGGGCTCACGGTTCCTCGGCGTCACCGAGGACTGCGGTCAGTTCCTGCACCGCGTCGTCGAGGACCTCGAGGAGGTGCCGACCGACGACACCGGCTGGGACGCCGTGGCGCTGGAGGTCGTACGCCGCGAGCGCAAGGCGCGCCGCATCATCCCGGGGCTGGGGCACCCGGTGCACAAGGAGCTTGACCCGCGTACGCCGGCCCTGGCCCGCATCGCCCGCGAGGAGGACTGCTTCGGACCGCACCTCGCACTGTTCGAGGCGATCGGGCGGGTCCACGAGGAGGTGCTCGGTCGGCGACTCGTGCTCAACGGCGCCGGGGTCGTCGGAGCGGCCCTCGCCGACCTCGGGCTGCCGATGGAGCTGCTGCGGGGGTTCGCGCTGTTCGCCCGCGCGGGCGGCCTGCTGGGTCAGCTGGCCGAGGAGCTGCGGATGCCCGTCGGCATGGACGTCTACCGGACCGTCGAGGACAACGCCGCGTTCGTGGACCCCTCCGACGTCTCCACCCGGACGGAGTGA
- a CDS encoding amidohydrolase family protein, with product MTGQPATVFRNAIVLTMDAQHQVLPDADVLVVGTDIAAVGPDLEVPEGTTEVDARGGILMPGMIDTHRHMWQTALRGYGADWTLTQYFVWNYLEHGRKFRPQDIFAGNLISAWEALDSGVTTSVDWSHNLHTPQHADAAVDALEQTPGRFVFAYGNIQAGPWEWTADPDFRSFVERRMPRSEMLGAQLAFDVTGDPAFPEKAAFEVARELGLPVTTHAGVWGATNDNGIQLMHDHGFMGPETVYVHAATLSDDSYQRIAATGGHASVAAESEASCGQGYPSSWSLRRHGIPISLSMDTSVWMSADIFSAMRSTLNADRTREHFEAHSTGDTVTHIGLRCEDAVEYATMGGARALGLADVVGSIEPGKRADLVLVKNDASPVMFPITNPYGHVVMQAQRGDVHTVLVNGRTVKSDGRLVDADLQRARTEVENTLDHLRGELGAEEWVSGMQPDIPESKVLDNPYMYTDYRNKGAATEPTETLA from the coding sequence GTGACCGGACAACCCGCCACCGTCTTCCGCAACGCCATCGTGCTGACGATGGACGCGCAGCACCAGGTGCTCCCGGACGCCGACGTGCTCGTCGTCGGCACCGACATCGCCGCCGTGGGCCCCGACCTCGAGGTGCCCGAGGGCACGACCGAGGTCGACGCGCGTGGCGGCATCCTGATGCCGGGCATGATCGACACCCACCGCCACATGTGGCAGACCGCGCTGCGCGGCTACGGGGCCGACTGGACCCTGACGCAGTACTTCGTGTGGAACTACCTCGAGCACGGCCGCAAGTTCCGCCCGCAGGACATCTTCGCGGGCAACCTGATCAGTGCCTGGGAGGCGCTGGACTCCGGGGTGACCACGAGCGTCGACTGGTCGCACAACCTCCACACCCCTCAGCACGCCGACGCCGCCGTGGACGCCCTGGAGCAGACGCCGGGGAGGTTCGTCTTCGCGTACGGCAACATCCAGGCCGGCCCGTGGGAGTGGACGGCCGACCCGGACTTCCGCTCGTTCGTCGAGCGCCGCATGCCGCGCAGCGAGATGCTCGGCGCCCAGCTGGCGTTCGACGTCACCGGCGACCCTGCGTTCCCCGAGAAGGCCGCCTTCGAGGTCGCCCGCGAGCTCGGCCTGCCCGTCACCACGCACGCGGGCGTCTGGGGCGCCACCAACGACAACGGCATCCAGCTGATGCACGACCACGGCTTCATGGGGCCGGAGACCGTGTACGTCCACGCCGCGACCCTCAGCGACGACTCCTACCAGCGCATCGCCGCCACGGGAGGCCACGCGTCCGTCGCCGCGGAGAGCGAGGCCAGCTGCGGGCAGGGGTACCCGTCGTCGTGGTCGCTGCGGCGGCACGGCATCCCGATCTCGCTGTCGATGGACACCAGCGTCTGGATGAGCGCGGACATCTTCTCGGCGATGAGGTCGACGCTGAACGCGGACCGTACGCGGGAGCACTTCGAGGCCCACAGCACCGGTGACACCGTCACCCACATCGGACTGCGCTGCGAGGACGCCGTGGAGTACGCGACCATGGGCGGCGCCCGCGCCCTGGGCCTGGCCGACGTCGTCGGCAGCATCGAGCCGGGCAAGCGGGCCGACCTCGTGCTGGTCAAGAACGACGCCTCGCCGGTGATGTTCCCGATCACCAACCCGTACGGGCACGTCGTGATGCAGGCCCAGCGCGGCGACGTCCACACCGTGCTCGTCAACGGCCGGACCGTGAAGTCCGACGGCCGCCTGGTCGACGCCGACCTGCAGCGGGCGCGGACGGAGGTCGAAAACACCCTCGACCACCTGCGCGGCGAGCTCGGCGCCGAGGAGTGGGTCAGCGGCATGCAGCCCGACATCCCGGAGTCGAAGGTGCTCGACAACCCCTACATGTACACGGATTACCGCAACAAGGGGGCGGCCACCGAGCCTACGGAGACCCTCGCCTGA
- a CDS encoding alpha/beta hydrolase: MSVQARMLGLSLRMTVRPFIAVWSRAPGLPWPYALADLGGLMTVPVKGTSFVSSRSGDVRVVDVVPAKRVHGRRILYFPGGAFLVGGQHLHRGLLAHVAHKTGARITAVGYRKMPRHPISASVADCLDAYRAAVEKGTDDLVVMGDSAGGFLTLAVLAAAQAEGLPMPAGAVTLSPLCEVRADQRDPRRTACAVFGPAAIPAMLRLADGIERARGSAGYAHPHELCAPDTPPILMQAARRESLFPEIKHLAQTLRDRGIDCELQAWDLDVHVFQAAPWVPEARDAVRTVAAFCDRAWAQARDAVRGEQIA; the protein is encoded by the coding sequence ATGAGCGTGCAGGCGCGAATGCTCGGACTGTCCTTGCGCATGACGGTGCGACCCTTCATCGCGGTGTGGTCGCGTGCCCCCGGGCTGCCGTGGCCGTACGCGCTGGCCGATCTCGGCGGGCTGATGACCGTCCCGGTCAAGGGCACGTCCTTCGTCTCCTCCCGCTCCGGAGACGTGAGGGTGGTCGACGTCGTGCCGGCGAAGCGGGTCCACGGGCGTCGCATCCTGTACTTCCCCGGGGGCGCCTTCCTGGTCGGGGGGCAGCACCTGCACCGCGGTCTGCTGGCGCACGTCGCCCACAAGACCGGCGCACGCATCACGGCCGTCGGGTACCGCAAGATGCCGCGCCACCCCATCTCGGCCTCCGTCGCGGACTGCCTGGACGCCTATCGTGCAGCTGTCGAGAAGGGCACCGACGACCTCGTCGTGATGGGCGACTCCGCCGGCGGCTTCCTGACGCTCGCCGTCCTTGCCGCGGCACAGGCCGAGGGTCTGCCGATGCCCGCCGGCGCGGTGACACTGTCCCCGCTGTGCGAGGTGCGGGCCGACCAGCGCGACCCGCGGCGTACGGCGTGCGCGGTCTTCGGGCCGGCCGCGATCCCCGCGATGCTGCGCCTGGCCGACGGCATCGAGCGCGCCCGAGGGTCGGCCGGCTACGCCCACCCCCACGAGCTGTGCGCTCCCGACACCCCGCCGATCCTCATGCAGGCCGCGCGTCGGGAGTCGCTGTTCCCCGAGATCAAGCACCTGGCGCAGACGCTGCGGGACCGCGGCATCGACTGCGAGCTCCAGGCGTGGGACCTCGACGTGCACGTCTTCCAGGCGGCCCCCTGGGTGCCCGAGGCGCGGGACGCGGTGCGCACCGTGGCTGCGTTCTGCGACCGGGCGTGGGCGCAGGCGCGGGACGCGGTGCGCGGCGAGCAGATCGCCTGA
- the yidC gene encoding membrane protein insertase YidC gives MSLLDPLSHALAQTLHLAHAGLTALGPDPASGLVWTASVAVLVVTVRLLLLPFAVHGVRTAHAAARARPQLRALAETYRERQDPASVRAYAEERRRVAAEHRLSPWGCLPVLVQVPIWFALFHLLSDLAAGTPVGAVDTGLVASFGAATLVGVPLAQHGYAGLDVTHLAVIAGLAAAAATLSFVTQRFLVLPNAVPYDGGTVMTQVLQAMPLLSAVALLVTSAFVPVALLVYWVVNSSWTLLQTAVVVRWWPTPGSPAAQRAALRRRAA, from the coding sequence GTGTCGCTGCTCGACCCCCTGTCCCATGCCCTTGCCCAGACCCTGCACCTCGCTCATGCCGGACTGACCGCGCTCGGTCCCGACCCGGCGTCCGGCCTCGTCTGGACCGCTTCCGTCGCCGTCCTCGTGGTGACCGTCCGCCTCCTGCTGCTGCCGTTCGCAGTCCACGGCGTACGCACCGCTCACGCCGCCGCCCGGGCCCGACCCCAGCTGCGCGCACTCGCGGAGACCTACCGCGAGCGACAGGACCCCGCGTCGGTCCGCGCGTACGCCGAGGAGCGTCGACGCGTCGCCGCCGAGCACCGGCTCAGCCCCTGGGGCTGTCTGCCGGTGCTGGTGCAGGTGCCGATCTGGTTCGCGCTCTTCCACCTGCTCTCGGACCTCGCCGCCGGGACGCCGGTCGGAGCTGTCGACACCGGGCTGGTGGCGTCGTTCGGCGCGGCCACCCTGGTCGGGGTGCCCCTCGCGCAGCACGGGTACGCCGGGCTCGACGTCACGCACCTCGCCGTCATCGCAGGCCTGGCCGCGGCGGCCGCGACGCTCTCCTTCGTCACGCAGCGCTTCCTCGTGCTGCCGAACGCGGTGCCGTACGACGGCGGCACGGTGATGACGCAGGTGCTGCAGGCCATGCCGCTGCTGTCCGCGGTCGCGCTCCTCGTCACCTCGGCCTTCGTGCCGGTCGCGCTGCTCGTCTACTGGGTGGTGAACAGCTCCTGGACCCTGCTGCAGACCGCCGTGGTCGTGCGCTGGTGGCCGACGCCAGGGAGTCCCGCGGCGCAACGAGCGGCGCTGAGGCGACGCGCCGCGTAG
- a CDS encoding TetR/AcrR family transcriptional regulator produces the protein MVDDGSRHRRRPAATRDALLDAAERLFAEHGVAAVSDRRVAVEAGQGNNAAVAYHFGRRADLVEALVMRHLPTVERRCAAIIAGLPTDAPPRAWIGALVHPLVDHALELPRPTFHLRCAAQLRADPAHAETIARLRAEHAPSLRAAQEGLRASVAALSPTAERARGDMTRLVLLHGFASLELRLTDGRDDETAARAWRTAGAEVVDALAGLWTAPSHTAT, from the coding sequence GTGGTCGACGACGGCTCCCGGCACCGGCGTCGCCCCGCCGCGACCCGCGACGCCCTCCTCGACGCGGCCGAGCGTCTCTTCGCCGAGCACGGCGTCGCCGCCGTCTCCGACCGGCGGGTGGCGGTTGAGGCCGGGCAAGGAAACAACGCTGCGGTCGCGTACCACTTCGGCCGGCGCGCCGACCTCGTCGAGGCGCTCGTCATGCGGCATCTCCCGACGGTGGAACGTCGGTGCGCCGCGATCATCGCGGGGCTCCCGACGGACGCCCCGCCGCGCGCCTGGATCGGTGCCCTGGTGCATCCGTTGGTCGACCACGCCCTCGAGCTGCCGCGGCCGACCTTCCACCTGCGGTGTGCAGCGCAGCTGCGCGCCGACCCGGCTCACGCCGAGACGATCGCGCGCCTGCGGGCCGAGCACGCGCCGAGCCTCCGTGCGGCACAGGAGGGCCTCCGCGCCAGCGTTGCTGCCCTGTCACCGACCGCGGAGCGCGCCCGGGGTGACATGACCCGGCTGGTGCTGCTGCACGGCTTCGCCTCGCTCGAGCTGCGTCTCACCGACGGCCGGGACGACGAGACGGCGGCCCGTGCCTGGCGTACGGCGGGCGCCGAGGTCGTCGATGCGCTGGCCGGTCTCTGGACCGCCCCGTCCCACACGGCGACGTAG